In Kineococcus endophyticus, a single window of DNA contains:
- the orn gene encoding oligoribonuclease: MSNDKATGKATDKVTDRIVWIDCEMTGLSLTDDALVEVAVLVTDADLNVLGEGVDVVIKPPAESLEHMDPVVVDMHTSSGLLTEIPSGRTLAEAEQIVLDYVKQWVPEPRKAPLAGSSVHTDRAFLARDMLQLTEHLHYRLIDVSSLKELARRWFPRVYFHTPRKHGGHRALADIRESIQELKYYREVLFVPEPGPDSDTAKAAGAKFELKPDAPAS; this comes from the coding sequence GTGAGCAACGACAAGGCCACCGGCAAGGCCACGGACAAGGTCACGGACCGGATCGTCTGGATCGACTGCGAGATGACGGGCCTGAGCCTGACCGACGACGCGCTCGTCGAGGTCGCGGTGCTCGTGACCGACGCCGACCTCAACGTGCTCGGGGAGGGGGTCGACGTCGTCATCAAGCCCCCGGCCGAGTCGCTCGAGCACATGGACCCGGTGGTCGTCGACATGCACACGTCGTCGGGGTTGCTCACCGAGATCCCGTCGGGGCGCACGCTGGCCGAGGCCGAGCAGATCGTCCTGGACTACGTGAAGCAGTGGGTCCCCGAACCCCGCAAGGCCCCGTTGGCGGGCAGCTCCGTGCACACCGACCGCGCGTTCCTGGCCCGCGACATGCTGCAGCTCACCGAGCACCTGCACTACCGGCTCATCGACGTCTCCTCGCTGAAGGAGCTGGCGCGCCGCTGGTTCCCGCGCGTGTACTTCCACACCCCGCGCAAGCACGGCGGGCACCGCGCCCTGGCCGACATCCGCGAGAGCATCCAGGAGCTGAAGTACTACCGCGAGGTCCTGTTCGTGCCCGAGCCCGGTCCGGACTCCGACACCGCCAAGGCCGCCGGCGCGAAGTTCGAGCTGAAGCCGGACGCCCCCGCGTCCTGA
- a CDS encoding malate:quinone oxidoreductase, whose product MSPVPAANRYDAVLIGGGVMSATLATMIAELEPDWSVLVLEKLDTVGAESSDMWNNAGTGHSALCELNYTPAKADGTVDIAKAVTINEQFQSSRQFWSHLVEKGVLASPGDFINAVPHMSFVRGGDVDFLHARFEALSKHPLFAEMEWADDHARIAEWAPLLEEGRGTSERVAATRSRNGTDVDFGALTKQLFAGAAKEGVELLTGHTVKDLRRRGSGWTVVGESSEGSFAVATPFVFVGSGGGALHLLQRSGIPEGEGFGGFPVSGQWLRCTNPEVIARHGAKVYGQAEVGAPPMSVPHLDTRYSHGEKALMFGPYAGFSPKFLKQGSFLDLPLSVRPHNLLPMLAVARDNVSLMTYLGKQIVQSMDQRLDALRVFYPDARAEDWELLTAGQRVQVIKKGPRGGVLQFGTELVHAADGSVAALLGASPGASTAVDVMLRLLAQCFPAHQDAWRDRLRTMVPSYGTKLSDDHDLLTKTLARTADVLKLAA is encoded by the coding sequence GTGAGCCCGGTGCCCGCAGCGAACCGCTACGACGCAGTTCTCATCGGGGGCGGGGTCATGAGCGCCACCCTCGCGACGATGATCGCGGAGCTGGAGCCGGACTGGTCGGTCCTGGTCCTGGAGAAGCTCGACACCGTCGGGGCCGAGAGCTCGGACATGTGGAACAACGCCGGCACGGGCCACTCGGCCCTGTGCGAGCTGAACTACACCCCGGCCAAGGCGGACGGCACCGTCGACATCGCCAAGGCCGTCACGATCAACGAGCAGTTCCAGTCCAGCCGGCAGTTCTGGTCCCACCTCGTCGAGAAGGGCGTCCTCGCCTCGCCCGGCGACTTCATCAACGCGGTCCCGCACATGAGCTTCGTGCGGGGCGGGGACGTCGACTTCCTGCACGCCCGGTTCGAGGCCCTGTCCAAGCACCCGCTCTTCGCGGAGATGGAGTGGGCCGACGACCACGCGCGCATCGCCGAGTGGGCGCCCCTGCTGGAGGAGGGCCGCGGCACCTCCGAACGCGTCGCCGCGACCCGCTCGCGCAACGGCACCGACGTCGACTTCGGCGCCCTGACGAAGCAGTTGTTCGCGGGGGCGGCGAAGGAGGGTGTCGAACTCCTCACCGGGCACACCGTGAAGGACCTGCGCCGTCGCGGGTCGGGGTGGACGGTCGTGGGGGAGAGTTCCGAGGGCAGCTTCGCCGTCGCCACGCCGTTCGTCTTCGTCGGGTCCGGAGGCGGCGCCCTGCACCTGCTGCAGCGCAGCGGGATCCCTGAGGGCGAGGGTTTCGGCGGGTTCCCCGTCAGCGGGCAGTGGCTGCGCTGCACCAACCCCGAGGTGATCGCCCGGCACGGCGCCAAGGTCTACGGCCAGGCCGAGGTCGGGGCTCCGCCGATGTCGGTGCCGCACTTGGACACCCGGTACTCCCACGGCGAGAAGGCCCTCATGTTCGGGCCCTACGCCGGGTTCTCGCCGAAGTTCCTCAAGCAGGGGTCGTTCCTCGACCTGCCGCTGTCGGTCCGGCCGCACAACCTGCTGCCGATGCTGGCGGTGGCGCGCGACAACGTCTCGCTCATGACCTACCTGGGCAAGCAGATCGTGCAGTCGATGGACCAGCGCCTCGACGCGTTGCGGGTGTTCTACCCCGACGCACGTGCGGAGGACTGGGAACTGCTGACCGCCGGTCAGCGCGTGCAGGTCATCAAGAAGGGCCCGCGCGGCGGCGTCCTGCAGTTCGGCACCGAACTCGTCCACGCCGCCGACGGCTCGGTGGCGGCCCTGCTCGGCGCCTCCCCGGGGGCCTCCACGGCGGTCGACGTCATGCTCCGCCTGCTCGCGCAGTGCTTCCCGGCCCACCAGGACGCCTGGCGCGACCGGCTGCGGACGATGGTGCCCTCCTACGGCACGAAGCTGTCCGACGACCACGACCTGCTGACGAAGACGCTGGCCCGCACGGCCGACGTCCTCAAGCTGGCGGCCTGA
- a CDS encoding YdeI/OmpD-associated family protein, which translates to MPVFTTTLGLHGKTATGLEVPPEVLEELGGGRRPAVVVTLGGHTYRTTVGVMGGRALVPVSAQERAAAGVAAGDVLEVVLELDTAPSTVEVPDDLARALEDAGVRAAFDALSPSQRKAHVTSVEGAKAEATRARRVEKVVAGLAG; encoded by the coding sequence GTGCCGGTCTTCACCACCACGCTCGGCCTGCACGGCAAGACGGCGACCGGGCTCGAAGTGCCGCCGGAGGTCCTCGAGGAGCTCGGCGGGGGCCGCCGTCCCGCGGTCGTCGTGACGCTGGGCGGACACACCTACCGCACGACCGTCGGCGTCATGGGCGGTCGTGCGCTCGTCCCGGTGAGCGCGCAGGAACGGGCCGCCGCGGGCGTCGCCGCCGGTGACGTCCTGGAGGTGGTCCTCGAGCTCGACACCGCCCCGAGCACCGTCGAGGTGCCCGACGACCTCGCCCGCGCCCTGGAGGACGCCGGGGTCCGCGCCGCCTTCGACGCCCTCTCCCCGTCGCAGCGCAAGGCGCACGTGACGTCGGTCGAGGGCGCCAAGGCCGAGGCGACACGGGCCCGCCGGGTGGAGAAGGTCGTCGCGGGGCTGGCGGGCTGA
- a CDS encoding GNAT family N-acetyltransferase, which yields MLPGLTCRPLTPDDVPAWVDLLDRAAAVDRPHVRDSAEWLRRSLTADGFDASTQSLGGVDADGVLRAVAVVELRLGDLEHLRLPCDGVVDPGWRGRGVGRALLAWGESAARDRVARRRRELGREVTADLQVWAPDHRDDVARLCARAGLSPLRYFSTMRRALPEGAEPPAPQVPEGFRLVRFDEHGTAGLRDLHNAVFADHWGSQPLTEADWERFVVGNPDFRPAWSFGLLDAASEGDGDLVAYANVYAHESDWPALGFAQADLGNLGVRREHRGRGLAQVLLAAVARRAREVGTAAVSLDVDSENPSGAVGLYERAGYVRVHGDVLRTKAL from the coding sequence GTGCTGCCCGGACTGACCTGCCGCCCGCTGACGCCCGACGACGTCCCCGCCTGGGTCGACCTGCTCGACCGCGCCGCCGCCGTCGACCGCCCGCACGTGCGCGACTCCGCGGAGTGGTTGCGGCGCAGCCTGACCGCGGACGGCTTCGACGCTTCGACCCAGAGCCTGGGGGGTGTCGACGCCGACGGTGTCCTGCGCGCGGTCGCCGTGGTGGAACTGCGGCTGGGTGACCTCGAGCACCTGCGCCTGCCGTGCGACGGCGTCGTCGACCCCGGCTGGCGGGGTCGGGGCGTCGGGCGGGCCCTGCTGGCCTGGGGGGAGTCGGCGGCGCGCGACCGCGTCGCCCGGCGGCGCCGGGAACTCGGCCGGGAGGTCACCGCCGACCTGCAGGTGTGGGCCCCCGACCACCGCGACGACGTCGCCCGGCTGTGCGCCCGCGCCGGGCTGAGCCCTCTGCGGTACTTCAGCACCATGCGGCGCGCGCTGCCCGAGGGGGCGGAACCGCCTGCGCCGCAGGTGCCCGAGGGGTTCCGTCTCGTCCGCTTCGACGAGCACGGGACGGCCGGGCTGCGCGACCTGCACAACGCGGTGTTCGCCGACCACTGGGGCTCGCAGCCGCTCACCGAGGCCGACTGGGAGCGGTTCGTCGTCGGCAACCCCGACTTCCGGCCCGCGTGGAGCTTCGGCCTCCTCGACGCCGCCTCCGAGGGGGACGGGGACCTCGTCGCGTACGCGAACGTCTACGCGCACGAGTCCGACTGGCCGGCTCTGGGGTTCGCCCAGGCCGACCTCGGCAACCTCGGCGTGCGGCGCGAGCACCGCGGCCGCGGCCTGGCCCAGGTGCTGCTCGCGGCCGTGGCGCGGCGGGCGCGCGAGGTCGGCACGGCCGCCGTCAGCCTCGACGTCGACAGCGAGAACCCCTCCGGCGCGGTCGGTCTGTACGAACGCGCCGGGTACGTGCGGGTGCACGGCGACGTGCTGCGCACCAAGGCGCTCTGA
- a CDS encoding methylated-DNA--[protein]-cysteine S-methyltransferase encodes MRTWGVVPSPLGDLTVARTDRGLAGVWFADHRGGARVDAEDERDDAAFGDVAGQLAEYFAGARTAFDLPLDPPGDAFSRRVWEALTRIPHGTTTTYGEIARTLGGVGHSQAVGLANGRNPLSIVVPCHRVVGRDGDLVGYAGGLWRKRFLLDLEQSADERLF; translated from the coding sequence GTGCGCACCTGGGGGGTGGTCCCGTCGCCGCTGGGGGACCTCACGGTCGCCCGGACGGACCGGGGCCTGGCGGGCGTCTGGTTCGCCGACCACCGCGGCGGGGCCCGCGTCGACGCCGAGGACGAGCGCGACGACGCGGCCTTCGGGGACGTGGCGGGACAGCTGGCGGAGTACTTCGCGGGCGCGCGCACCGCGTTCGACCTGCCGCTGGACCCGCCCGGCGACGCCTTCAGCCGGCGCGTCTGGGAGGCCCTGACCCGGATCCCGCACGGCACCACGACGACCTACGGCGAGATCGCCCGCACCCTCGGCGGGGTCGGCCACTCCCAGGCCGTGGGCCTGGCCAACGGCCGCAACCCGCTGTCGATCGTCGTCCCGTGCCACCGCGTCGTGGGGCGCGACGGGGACCTCGTCGGTTACGCGGGTGGTCTGTGGCGCAAGCGGTTCCTCCTCGACCTCGAGCAGTCGGCCGACGAGCGGCTGTTCTGA
- a CDS encoding ArnT family glycosyltransferase: MTTTTTPARTGGSQDTGDSGGGSAGGAWPRRRWVRWATAALLLATGVLYVVDLSASGYANSFYAAAVQAGSQSWKAWFFGSLDAQNFITVDKPPASLWVAGLAARAFGFSSWTLLVPQALEGVGAVWLLTAAVRRWHGPVAGLVAGAALALTPAAALIFRFDNPDALLVLLMTGGAYGTVRATEKASWRWLALAGVAIGFAFLTKMLQGFLVLPGLALVYLWAAPTGLAKRLLHLLGAAAAVVVSAGWWVLAVTFWPGEKPYIGGSTDGTVMDLVLGYNGLGRILGGSGGGGGGGMSGGEPGSSFGGAATWQRLFSSEMGNEISWLLPAALLALVLGLVARGRAPRTDRGRASLLLWGGWLLVSGLTFAYMEGTVHPYYTVALAPAVAALAAGGGQLLWARRERLLARVGLALVLASAGVWALVLLQRNGTWVWAGAVLMVLSAALAVAFVVTPARLRRLAVVLVLSATVVGLGGTASYAVATAATPHTGSIPTVGPAGASAGSGMGSGMGMGMGMGVGMGGGMGGGFGGMRPGTDGATGTTGTTGQPGGGQPPSDAQGMPDGQAADARTGSGMGGGEGTAANAELVALLRSAGTTWSAAVSGSQTAASYELASGTAVMAMGGWSNDPTPTLAQFQQYVAEGEVHYLVAGGGGAGGRGGDSTVSQVQAWVEENFTATTVGGTTVYDLTQPVAGSTSGTAGTSAS; this comes from the coding sequence ATGACCACCACGACCACCCCCGCGCGCACGGGCGGCAGCCAGGACACGGGCGACTCCGGCGGCGGGTCCGCGGGCGGGGCGTGGCCCCGTCGGCGCTGGGTGCGGTGGGCCACCGCCGCCCTGCTGCTGGCGACCGGCGTCCTGTACGTCGTCGACCTGTCCGCCTCCGGCTACGCGAACAGCTTCTACGCCGCCGCCGTCCAGGCCGGGTCGCAGAGCTGGAAGGCCTGGTTCTTCGGCTCCCTGGACGCCCAGAACTTCATCACCGTCGACAAGCCGCCCGCGTCCCTGTGGGTGGCCGGGCTCGCGGCCCGCGCGTTCGGGTTCAGCAGCTGGACGCTCCTGGTCCCGCAGGCGCTCGAGGGCGTCGGCGCCGTCTGGCTGCTGACGGCCGCGGTCCGCCGCTGGCACGGCCCCGTCGCGGGGCTCGTCGCGGGAGCCGCGCTGGCCCTCACCCCGGCGGCCGCGCTGATCTTCCGCTTCGACAACCCCGACGCCCTGCTCGTCCTGCTCATGACCGGCGGTGCGTACGGCACCGTGCGGGCGACGGAGAAGGCGTCCTGGCGCTGGCTGGCGCTCGCCGGCGTCGCCATCGGGTTCGCGTTCCTGACGAAGATGCTGCAGGGCTTCCTCGTCCTGCCGGGTCTCGCGCTCGTGTACCTGTGGGCCGCCCCGACGGGCCTGGCCAAGCGCCTCCTGCACCTGCTCGGCGCCGCCGCGGCGGTCGTCGTCTCGGCCGGCTGGTGGGTGCTCGCCGTCACGTTCTGGCCGGGGGAGAAGCCCTACATCGGCGGCTCCACCGACGGCACCGTCATGGACCTCGTCCTCGGCTACAACGGCCTGGGCCGCATCCTCGGCGGGAGCGGCGGCGGGGGCGGCGGGGGCATGAGCGGGGGCGAGCCCGGGTCGAGCTTCGGCGGCGCGGCGACCTGGCAGCGCCTGTTCTCCTCCGAGATGGGCAACGAGATCTCCTGGCTGCTGCCGGCGGCGCTCCTCGCGCTGGTGCTCGGGCTCGTCGCCCGCGGCCGCGCGCCCCGCACCGACCGCGGCCGCGCCTCGCTCCTGCTGTGGGGCGGCTGGCTGCTCGTGTCGGGGCTGACGTTCGCCTACATGGAGGGCACCGTCCACCCCTACTACACGGTGGCGCTGGCCCCCGCGGTCGCGGCGCTCGCCGCGGGTGGCGGGCAGCTGCTCTGGGCGCGGCGCGAACGGCTGCTGGCCCGCGTCGGCCTGGCGCTCGTGCTCGCCTCGGCGGGTGTCTGGGCCTTGGTCCTGCTGCAGCGCAACGGGACGTGGGTCTGGGCGGGGGCCGTGCTGATGGTCCTGAGCGCGGCGCTCGCGGTCGCCTTCGTCGTCACCCCGGCCCGGCTGCGGCGGCTCGCGGTGGTCCTCGTCCTGTCGGCCACCGTCGTCGGTCTCGGCGGTACGGCCTCCTACGCCGTCGCGACGGCCGCGACCCCGCACACCGGCTCGATCCCGACCGTCGGCCCGGCCGGCGCGTCGGCGGGCAGTGGCATGGGCAGTGGCATGGGCATGGGCATGGGCATGGGCGTGGGCATGGGTGGGGGGATGGGCGGCGGCTTCGGCGGGATGCGGCCGGGGACCGACGGGGCCACCGGCACGACCGGCACGACCGGTCAGCCCGGCGGTGGTCAGCCGCCGAGCGACGCCCAGGGGATGCCCGACGGCCAGGCGGCGGACGCTCGGACGGGGAGCGGGATGGGCGGCGGCGAGGGCACCGCCGCCAACGCCGAGCTCGTGGCGCTCCTGCGCTCGGCGGGCACGACGTGGTCCGCGGCCGTCTCCGGCTCCCAGACCGCGGCCTCGTACGAGCTGGCCAGCGGGACGGCCGTCATGGCGATGGGCGGCTGGAGCAACGACCCGACGCCGACGCTGGCGCAGTTCCAGCAGTACGTCGCCGAGGGTGAGGTGCACTACCTCGTCGCCGGTGGCGGCGGGGCGGGCGGACGGGGCGGTGACTCGACCGTCAGCCAGGTCCAGGCCTGGGTGGAGGAGAACTTCACGGCCACCACGGTCGGCGGCACCACCGTCTACGACCTGACGCAGCCGGTCGCCGGCAGCACCTCGGGCACCGCGGGGACGTCCGCGAGCTGA
- a CDS encoding peptidase M6 encodes MGMNPRRGGLFALAALSATALAVPATAASAAPAPTPARQNVPTDVRLVDGDYKGGAPLPFTATAAATLDAQGRSTLSSPQGGSDGSDLQVGEQKDWLSLIDGGVTPDGEEVTGGIDVRGYTLRGLGDHIEVWVADDLSFPDGDCRNVLDDGALTQVTDEQAQTFADEFDENVLPKESEAFSVAPDRDGTKGVMDEVFPDAGYPEDYWVGKGDRTVALIDNVRDQNYYDPTNVNGRTYIAGFFFSTFNELLDRNVMTIDGFDWLHRTGTNPPDDSADPDYLACAEYLGRPGLGEASPRTYEGTFAHEYQHLLEYYADPDEVNWVNEGLSDWAQTLVGYVDPSIPLDDPAADNHLATFYGWNPQESFGGPEQSLTQWGDQGDPETLADYGATYAFMFYLYDHFGGEEFMKALHNEPDNGLVGLQTVLDQTGHRVKATDVVHDFLAMNAVDAAIDDGAKVKRGNTGRLTTSSLSAKVNWDTPQAYDSPGAPVNGADYVRLRTLDGWLTDGLVDFTGAKNYPVSPVEWTAEDGNLVSGSGDNLDRAVVRTFEIPAAAPTVTLGLDLDTEEGYDYFYVQVYDTATGTWVNLPTDGADETTGGLSGTFQGEKTFDASRFAGQTVDVALRYVTDGGVSNPGVTVTSVSVGGNPVADAGDLSTWKSLTQARPVPVAGWTVQLVGYDEKHVSVVKLPTVSTPWGWKTVAPVKLALGFTPDVAAVLVTADDPTETAPGYAPYQLFANGVLQPGGGSGA; translated from the coding sequence ATGGGGATGAACCCACGGCGCGGAGGGCTGTTCGCCCTCGCCGCGCTCTCGGCGACGGCGCTCGCCGTCCCGGCCACCGCGGCGTCCGCCGCGCCCGCCCCCACCCCGGCCCGGCAGAACGTGCCGACGGACGTCCGGCTCGTCGACGGCGACTACAAGGGCGGTGCGCCGCTGCCGTTCACGGCCACCGCGGCCGCGACGCTGGACGCGCAGGGGCGCAGCACGCTGTCCAGCCCGCAGGGCGGGTCCGACGGCTCCGACCTGCAGGTCGGGGAGCAGAAGGACTGGCTCTCCCTCATCGACGGCGGCGTCACCCCCGACGGCGAGGAGGTCACGGGCGGCATCGACGTCCGCGGCTACACGCTGCGCGGTCTGGGCGACCACATCGAGGTCTGGGTCGCCGACGACCTGAGCTTCCCCGACGGCGACTGCCGCAACGTCCTCGACGACGGTGCCCTGACGCAGGTCACCGACGAGCAGGCGCAGACCTTCGCCGACGAGTTCGACGAGAACGTGCTGCCGAAGGAGTCCGAGGCCTTCTCCGTCGCCCCGGACCGCGACGGCACCAAGGGCGTCATGGACGAGGTGTTCCCCGACGCCGGCTACCCCGAGGACTACTGGGTCGGCAAGGGCGACCGCACCGTCGCGCTCATCGACAACGTGCGCGACCAGAACTACTACGACCCGACGAACGTCAACGGCCGCACGTACATCGCCGGGTTCTTCTTCTCGACGTTCAACGAGCTCCTCGACCGCAACGTCATGACGATCGACGGGTTCGACTGGCTGCACCGCACCGGCACCAACCCGCCGGACGACTCCGCCGACCCCGACTACCTGGCGTGCGCGGAGTACCTGGGCCGGCCCGGCCTCGGCGAGGCGAGCCCCCGCACCTACGAGGGCACCTTCGCCCACGAGTACCAGCACCTGCTGGAGTACTACGCCGACCCCGACGAGGTGAACTGGGTCAACGAGGGCCTGTCCGACTGGGCGCAGACCCTTGTCGGCTACGTCGACCCGAGCATCCCGCTGGACGACCCCGCGGCCGACAACCACCTCGCGACGTTCTACGGCTGGAACCCGCAGGAGAGCTTCGGCGGGCCGGAGCAGTCCCTCACGCAGTGGGGCGACCAGGGTGACCCGGAGACCCTCGCCGACTACGGGGCCACGTACGCGTTCATGTTCTACCTCTACGACCACTTCGGTGGGGAGGAGTTCATGAAGGCCCTGCACAACGAACCGGACAACGGGCTCGTGGGGCTGCAGACGGTCCTGGACCAGACGGGTCACCGCGTGAAGGCGACCGACGTCGTCCACGACTTCCTCGCCATGAACGCGGTCGACGCCGCGATCGACGACGGGGCGAAGGTCAAGCGCGGCAACACCGGTCGGCTCACCACGTCCTCGCTGTCGGCGAAGGTCAACTGGGACACGCCGCAGGCGTACGACTCGCCCGGCGCGCCGGTCAACGGCGCCGACTACGTCCGGCTGCGCACCCTCGACGGCTGGCTGACCGACGGTCTCGTCGACTTCACGGGGGCGAAGAACTACCCCGTGTCGCCCGTGGAGTGGACCGCGGAGGACGGGAACCTCGTCTCCGGCAGCGGGGACAACCTCGACCGCGCCGTGGTGCGGACGTTCGAGATCCCGGCCGCGGCCCCGACGGTGACGCTGGGCCTCGACCTGGACACCGAGGAGGGCTACGACTACTTCTACGTCCAGGTCTACGACACCGCCACGGGCACGTGGGTCAACCTGCCGACCGACGGGGCCGACGAGACGACCGGCGGCCTGTCCGGCACCTTCCAGGGTGAGAAGACCTTCGACGCCTCCCGGTTCGCGGGCCAGACCGTCGACGTGGCCCTGCGCTACGTCACCGACGGAGGCGTCTCGAACCCGGGTGTCACGGTGACCTCGGTGAGCGTGGGCGGGAACCCGGTGGCCGACGCCGGGGACCTGTCGACGTGGAAGTCGCTGACGCAGGCCCGCCCCGTCCCGGTGGCGGGCTGGACCGTCCAGCTCGTGGGGTACGACGAGAAGCACGTCTCCGTGGTCAAGCTGCCGA
- a CDS encoding PrsW family intramembrane metalloprotease, translating into MPAPRVRASALAPLTVLVLVVCGLLSLGAVTAEVGWRGLLPGLALAAVPVGPVLATVLWLDRHEAEPPHLLAFAFGWGACVASLGALVLNTGASRLLDGSVGDVTNTSVVVAPVVEEVLKGLGVLLLLLRQRRQFDGVVDGIVYAAFVGVGFAYLENVLYLGRALGDDQPDSLVVVFVLRCLVSPFAHPLFTMAVGVGLGIAARHRSPGRRVGAPVLGLVVAVVLHALWNASASSGVASFVELFLLLQVPVFAAAVAVAVVARVREARLIARHLQVYARTGWLGESEVSMLASSRARRRARSAAADGGGRGAAQAVREFQETATELAFRRDRLRRGTVESTPQEELDLLEQLARQRREVLALLP; encoded by the coding sequence ATGCCGGCGCCGCGAGTCCGCGCGTCCGCGCTGGCCCCCCTGACGGTCCTCGTCCTCGTCGTGTGCGGCCTGCTGAGCCTGGGCGCCGTGACGGCGGAGGTGGGGTGGCGCGGCCTCCTGCCGGGGCTCGCACTCGCGGCCGTGCCCGTCGGCCCCGTGCTGGCGACCGTCCTGTGGCTGGACCGCCACGAGGCCGAACCGCCGCACCTGCTCGCCTTCGCGTTCGGCTGGGGCGCCTGCGTCGCGAGCCTGGGCGCGCTCGTCCTGAACACCGGGGCGTCGCGGCTGCTGGACGGCTCCGTCGGTGACGTGACGAACACGTCCGTCGTGGTGGCGCCGGTCGTGGAGGAGGTGCTCAAGGGGCTGGGCGTCCTGCTGCTGCTCCTGCGGCAGCGGCGGCAGTTCGACGGCGTCGTCGACGGCATCGTGTACGCGGCCTTCGTCGGCGTCGGGTTCGCCTACCTCGAGAACGTCCTCTACCTCGGCCGCGCGCTCGGCGACGACCAGCCGGACTCCCTCGTCGTCGTGTTCGTCCTGCGCTGCCTCGTCTCCCCGTTCGCCCACCCGCTGTTCACGATGGCCGTCGGGGTGGGCCTGGGCATCGCCGCCCGCCACCGGTCGCCGGGGCGCCGGGTCGGGGCGCCCGTGCTCGGTCTCGTCGTCGCCGTCGTCCTGCACGCGCTGTGGAACGCCTCGGCCAGCTCGGGGGTCGCCTCGTTCGTGGAGCTGTTCCTGCTGCTGCAGGTACCGGTGTTCGCCGCCGCGGTCGCGGTCGCCGTCGTCGCCCGGGTGCGCGAGGCCCGGCTCATCGCCCGGCACCTGCAGGTCTACGCCCGGACGGGCTGGCTGGGGGAGTCGGAGGTGTCGATGCTGGCGTCCTCCCGCGCCCGGCGCCGGGCGCGCTCGGCCGCTGCGGATGGCGGGGGACGCGGTGCGGCGCAGGCCGTCCGCGAGTTCCAGGAGACGGCCACCGAGCTGGCCTTCCGCCGCGACCGGCTGCGCCGCGGGACGGTGGAGTCGACGCCGCAGGAGGAGCTCGACCTGCTCGAGCAGCTCGCCCGGCAGCGGCGCGAGGTGCTGGCCCTCCTGCCCTGA
- a CDS encoding low molecular weight protein-tyrosine-phosphatase — MTVCTGNICRSPMAEVVLRDRFRAAGLDERVVVDSSGISDEEHGNPVDPRAASVLREHGYEVPRHRAHQVTREEIAHRDLLLAMTSRHARWLRTQAPDEDAAARVRMYRSFDPSAPGLDTVDEADLDIDDPWYGGREDFERTLAQVEAAADAVVEHVRRLLG, encoded by the coding sequence ATGACCGTCTGCACGGGCAACATCTGCCGCTCCCCCATGGCCGAGGTCGTCCTGCGCGACCGCTTCCGCGCGGCCGGGCTCGACGAGCGCGTCGTCGTGGACTCCTCGGGCATCTCCGACGAGGAGCACGGCAACCCCGTCGACCCGCGGGCGGCGAGCGTCCTGCGCGAGCACGGCTACGAGGTGCCCCGGCACCGGGCCCACCAGGTCACGCGCGAGGAGATCGCGCACCGGGACCTGCTGCTGGCCATGACGTCGCGGCACGCTCGGTGGTTGCGGACGCAGGCGCCGGACGAGGACGCGGCGGCGCGGGTCCGGATGTACCGGTCCTTCGACCCCTCCGCCCCCGGCCTGGACACGGTGGACGAGGCCGACCTCGACATCGACGACCCCTGGTACGGCGGCCGGGAGGACTTCGAGCGCACGCTGGCGCAGGTGGAGGCCGCGGCGGACGCGGTCGTCGAGCACGTCCGCCGCCTGCTCGGGTAG